A genomic region of Miscanthus floridulus cultivar M001 chromosome 3, ASM1932011v1, whole genome shotgun sequence contains the following coding sequences:
- the LOC136546919 gene encoding protein THYLAKOID ASSEMBLY 8-like, chloroplastic: MATPRARLTRLLLHFRSRGPKFLPQPFSPSSSSSAHGLFPSRWPTPSTGGAWRRAFHDGRPRGPLWRSKKLIGKEALFAIQGLKRFNGDEEKLADFVRRYVARLLKADKLAVLGELERQEEVDLAVKMFRIIQKEDWYKPDIYMYKDLIIALAKSKKMEEAMVIWGNMRDENLFPDSQTYAEVIRGFLRYGSPSDAMNIYEDMKKSPDPPEELPFRVLLKGLLPHPLLRNRVKQDFEELFPERHIYDPPEEIFGMH, encoded by the exons ATGGCGACCCCTCGAGCACGCCTAACTCGCCTGCTCCTCCACTTCCGCAGCCGGGGCCCCAAATTCCTACCGCAacccttctctccctcctcctcttcctccgccCACGGCCTCTTCCCCTCTCGGTGGCCAACGCCGTCAACCGGCGGCGCGTGGCGGCGCGCGTTCCACGATGGGCGGCCACGAGGGCCGCTGTGGCGGAGCAAGAAGCTGATCGGGAAGGAGGCCCTCTTCGCGATCCAGGGCCTCAAACGGTTCAATGGGGATGAGGAGAAGCTGGCGGATTTCGTGCGGCGGTATGTGGCCAGACTGCTCAAGGCGGATAAGCTCGCCGTGCTCGGCGAGCTGGAACGCCAGGAGGAGGTCGACCTGGCCGTCAAG ATGTTTAGGATCATACAAAAGGAGGACTGGTATAAGCCAGATATTTACATGTACAAAGACTTGATTATTGCACTAGCCAAATCCAAGAAGATGGAGGAAGCAATGGTAATCTGGGGGAACATGAGAGATGAGAACTTGTTTCCTGACTCACAGACTTATGCCGAAGTAATAAGAGGATTCTTGAGATATGGCTCCCCATCAGATGCAATGAATATTTATGAGGACATGAAAAAGTCACCTGATCCACCAGAAGAGTTACCTTTTAGGGTATTGTTGAAGGGTCTTTTACCTCACCCATTGCTAAGAAATAGAGTAAAGCAAGATTTTGAAGAGTTGTTCCCAGAAAGGCATATCTATGATCCTCCAGAAGAAATTTTTGGCATGCACTGA